In Bacteroidales bacterium, the following are encoded in one genomic region:
- a CDS encoding serine hydrolase domain-containing protein, producing the protein MKVYSKYIIASIAGIIILLVTFTACSTTHLPIPNNDSILTWMKNENVPTVGICIIEDGTIRQTIMIGSIEYHSPAPLNTLFNIASLTKPLLSMTTLKLVSNGQWNLDEPLYHYWTDPDVANDSLNRKLTTRHVLSHQSGLPNWRGHEPGGKLSFAFEPGTQWKYSGEGFEYLRKALENKFNIPIERLVDSILFKPLGMNDTRFYWDDTMDTTLYADRYDAEGKPYEKERWYSANASNLVLTTVEDYAKFAIAILKGNYLSPEVQKEMIQKQALTSNGIEVGLGWFMIKNLSNGGYLLYHSGSNRGQNTKVFLLPESRKGIIIFTNGENGNNVCEKIISEYFDSGKEILDRIK; encoded by the coding sequence ATGAAAGTATACTCAAAATATATAATTGCCTCAATCGCAGGTATAATAATTCTCCTTGTAACATTTACCGCATGTTCCACAACGCATTTGCCCATTCCAAACAATGATTCCATTTTAACCTGGATGAAAAATGAAAATGTGCCGACAGTGGGTATCTGCATTATTGAAGATGGGACAATCCGGCAGACTATTATGATTGGAAGTATTGAGTATCATTCTCCCGCACCGCTCAATACGCTATTTAATATAGCTTCATTAACCAAACCGTTGCTATCCATGACCACATTGAAATTAGTCAGCAACGGCCAATGGAACCTGGATGAACCGCTGTATCATTATTGGACTGACCCCGATGTGGCAAACGATTCCTTAAACAGAAAACTGACAACACGCCATGTATTGAGTCACCAATCAGGATTACCTAACTGGAGAGGTCATGAACCCGGCGGAAAATTATCCTTTGCCTTTGAACCGGGAACGCAATGGAAATATTCCGGTGAAGGTTTCGAATATCTACGAAAAGCATTGGAAAACAAATTCAATATTCCTATTGAAAGATTAGTGGATTCCATATTATTTAAACCGCTGGGCATGAATGACACCCGGTTTTACTGGGACGATACAATGGATACCACTCTCTATGCCGACAGATACGATGCAGAGGGGAAACCTTATGAAAAAGAAAGGTGGTATTCGGCGAATGCTTCAAACCTGGTTCTGACAACCGTTGAAGATTATGCAAAATTCGCCATTGCCATACTTAAAGGAAATTATTTGTCCCCTGAGGTACAAAAGGAAATGATTCAAAAACAAGCCCTGACATCAAATGGAATTGAGGTTGGTTTAGGTTGGTTTATGATTAAAAACCTGAGCAATGGAGGTTATTTATTATACCATTCCGGCAGTAACCGCGGGCAAAACACCAAAGTTTTCCTTTTGCCGGAGTCCCGGAAAGGAATTATAATCTTCACCAATGGAGAAAATGGAAACAACGTATGTGAGAAAATAATTTCTGAATATTTTGATTCCGGTAAAGAAATCCTTGACCGCATTAAATAA
- a CDS encoding TIGR02391 family protein has product MAKKIFNSIDSGTLEALAKILADTGQGLTGTELSKFIPEAGLTDIDPTNTKWKRLYNSFANYQNQNHNSNSILKFINLSIRPSRFVGQNEKFETTRAELNKRLSFIGLHLNESGVFNPVSVSRTISEAEQRVNKFITKLENRNIHPKIFEYCNSELITENYFHSVFEAVKSIAEEIRKRTNLTLDGAELMEKALSITNPLIKINSLQTETEKSEQKGFSNLIKGVFGMFRNSTAHTPKVIWIITEDEALDIMTTISLIHKKLNNSRY; this is encoded by the coding sequence TTGGCAAAAAAGATTTTTAATTCTATTGATAGCGGGACTTTAGAAGCCTTAGCAAAAATTTTGGCTGACACTGGACAGGGTTTAACCGGAACAGAACTATCAAAATTTATTCCTGAGGCTGGACTTACAGACATTGACCCAACAAACACAAAATGGAAACGTCTTTACAATAGTTTTGCTAACTATCAAAACCAAAATCACAACTCAAATAGTATTCTAAAATTTATAAACCTATCTATTAGGCCTTCACGTTTCGTAGGGCAAAATGAAAAGTTTGAGACTACTCGAGCAGAGTTGAACAAAAGACTTTCATTTATTGGATTACATTTGAATGAGAGTGGAGTGTTCAACCCAGTTTCAGTATCAAGGACTATATCAGAAGCGGAGCAGCGTGTGAATAAATTTATAACAAAACTTGAAAATAGAAATATCCACCCTAAAATATTTGAATATTGTAACTCAGAATTAATAACAGAAAACTATTTTCATTCTGTATTTGAAGCAGTTAAAAGTATAGCAGAAGAGATTAGAAAAAGAACAAATCTAACTCTTGATGGAGCTGAACTTATGGAAAAAGCTTTATCAATAACAAATCCATTGATCAAAATTAATTCTTTACAAACAGAGACAGAAAAAAGTGAACAAAAAGGATTTTCGAACTTAATAAAAGGAGTGTTTGGCATGTTTAGGAATTCAACAGCACACACACCTAAAGTTATTTGGATAATAACCGAAGATGAAGCATTAGATATTATGACAACAATATCATTAATACATAAAAAATTAAATAATAGCAGGTACTAA